Proteins encoded in a region of the Vicia villosa cultivar HV-30 ecotype Madison, WI linkage group LG5, Vvil1.0, whole genome shotgun sequence genome:
- the LOC131601882 gene encoding exosome complex component RRP41-like produces MAGKSGTPATYSPSPTTDKNKSTLFKQDWTRPDGRGFHQCRPAFFRTGAVNAASGSAYAEFGNTKVIVSVFGPRESKKAMLYSDSGRLNCNVSYTTFSTPVRGQGSDHKEYSSMLHKALEGAIILESFPKTTVDVFALVLESSGSDLPVVISVASLALADAGILMYDLVAAVSVSCIGKSLVIDPISEEENCQDGSLMITCMPSRYEITQLTVTGEWSTPKINEGMQLCLDACAKLAKIMRSCLKESASDALDESS; encoded by the exons ATGGCCGGTAAAAGCGGAACTCCGGCGACCTACTCACCGTCCCCAACCACCGATAAAAACAAATCAACACTTTTCAAGCAAGATTGGACCCGACCCGACGGCCGTGGTTTCCACCAGTGTAGACCCGCAT TTTTCAGGACTGGTGCTGTGAATGCTGCATCAGGATCTGCGTATGCCGAATTCGGAAACACCAAAGTCATTGTTTCTGT attTGGGCCGAGAGAGAGCAAGAAAGCGATGTTGTACAGTGATTCGGGGCGTTTGAATTGTAATGTTAGCTATACAACATTTTCAACGCCGGTTCGTGGACAG GGTTCAGATCACAAAGAATATAGTTCTATGCTTCATAAAGCTTTGGAGGGTGCCATAATATTGGAGAGTTTCCCCAAGACTACTGTGGATGTTTTTGCATTGGTGCTGGAATCTAGTGGAA GTGATCTTCCAGTTGTCATATCAGTTGCTAGTCTTGCCTTGGCTGATGCTGGAATACTGATGTATGACCTTGTAGCCGCAGTTTCTGTG TCATGTATCGGTAAGAGCCTTGTCATTGATCCTATTTCGGAGGAGGAAAACTGCCAAGACGGAAGCTTAATGATTACTTGCATGCCTTCTCGCTATGAAATCACCCAACTGACAGTTACTGGAGAATGGTCCACCCCAAAGATTAATGAG GGGATGCAGCTGTGTTTGGATGCTTGTGCAAAGCTTGCTAAGATTATGAGGTCATGTTTGAAAGAATCCGCTTCTGATGCACTGGATGAAAGCTCTTAA